The sequence CAGAGAcccagctttgctgctcagTCATCCCCCAGCTGGGGGACAGCTTGGCACTGGGGGATTGAGAGGTCTGTGGCCCCAGCTTTTCCCACGGccagctcggggggggggggggggggggcggcaccAGGagcctccctggggctgggtgaggagcctggggcacagccagcccctctCCGCCTGGCCTTGCTCCCTGTGTGTCCCCTGGGGCCAGGCACTGTGTGCTGGGTCACACTGTGGGCATCGGtagcaagagcagcagcagccccagtaCAGCCCTGGGAGGTTCCTTCTCCTCTTGGGTCCTTCGGTGAGATGAAATACATGGGTACCAGCCTAGttccttcccccccacccttcAGGGCCCAAAGCAAAGTCTCCCTCTTTCTGGGGGGTTTCAAGCCCCTTGCAGGGGCATGATGCATGGATTGAGATTTGCTGGCTGGTTTGGACATCTGTGAGctagttatttttattttcttgtgaatGCTATAAAAAGATGAACTTGGGAGCAACTCCTGTCCTTTCTGGGAATTCAGCCCTGTATGAAGGGAAAAACCTGGGCTTGAAAAATGAGCACCGATTCCGTGGGGCTTCCTGTGGTGCGGCCCCAGTGCTGGCGCTGTGATGCCCTGCAGCATCTCGGGCTGAGATACGTGGGTACAGCCAGGTGTGATGGGAAACCAGGTCTGGGGGGGACAAGAACAGGAGCAGGGTTGGTGGGTGTCTCCTCTTTGATGCACAAAGGGACAGGGGACATTGCGCCTCCAGCCATGGCAGCACAGGGACCCCCGTCCTTGGGCAGTGCAGAGGTGGTGGGACAACAGCTCCATCCCTAAGGCAAGGTGGTAACTGTGTCCGGGAGAGGGGGTTGAACCCTTTGGTGTGTGGGGACCCATCAGAGCCAGATCCTGCGGCCCTCCAAGCAGAGGGGgatgggggcaggaggaagataAGGTTTTGGCCATGTCTGCATGACTGATTCAATGTTCTCCCTGGCTGGGAAGGATTGAGCAGGGGAGATAAATACAGATGTAAGTAATGGAGCTGTTTATACACTCGCTCTTTGTGACTTACGGGTGAGCGCGCCTAGACTAAATATAATGGTTATTGATAGGAGGCAGTGGCTGATTTATGACCCTCTGTGTGGGGACAGGAAGACCTGGTTATAATAACACTCAGCAGGGGAAAACAAACGTTTTACAGCCAAAAGCTTCCTGGGAAGGAAGGCCAAGTGCTGGGGGCGGGTGGAGGGCAGCGCAGTGCGGAGGAGGGCTGTGTTGGGACCTGGGCCCTGGAGCAGACCCCTGGGAAGAGCCAGTGTCCTGGACAGAAATAGCCTCCTGGAACGCGTGGCGGTCCTGGGGAGCTCTGCCACTGGGATTCACAAGGAGGGAAATCTGTGCAGACAGACTTATACCCTTTGTAATGGTAATTTATAGAAATCTGATCTTCACAGGTGCTTGGTGCTGTCAGGGTACAGAGCTGGGAACTGCAGGGGtgctcagcacagcctggcacagctcccGTGCACTTTCACCAGCTCCTCTGGCTGTGCTTTGCCACAGGGTTTTCAAGAGAGTTAATTGATCCTATTCCAGTGATGCTCTTCTGGTACAGAAAATGACGGGTCTTTAAATAAAGCCCTGGACTGCTGGCggctgcagggctcagctgctTGTGGACCCTTTGCAGTGCTGAGTGGGGGTGCACAAGCCACGTCAGCCTCTCCTGTGTATGAAGGGGAGCGCAGTGCTGCTCCTCGCACCGTCTTGATGGATGTGCTCGGCTATAACCCACCCCCTCCGCTGCCACGGCTTCCCTCACACCAGCGGGTCCCACCacccctccagcacccacctctcttctgctgcagacTGTGGGGTGTTTCAAGGGAGCAGGACACGGGACATGGGATAGAGAAGGGCTTTATTGAggcttccccagctgcctggggtcCCCCAGCACTCGCACAGCCCCGACTGGCCAGCCCCacgctgcagctgcaggaaagcagtgCCAGTGCTCAGCTTTGCTCTCCTCCACAGGCACCTTGCCGGGTCTGAGATGCTGAGCCGTGCCCGAGCGGTCTGGAAGCATTTAAATCCTCCCCCAGCACTGACCTGCTGATGTCCCGCTCTGCTTCCCCTGGTAGCACACCCTCTCCGGTGAGGTCACGGCTGTGGTCCCCTGGCAAATAGCCTCCCTCCCCGCCAGGCCTTGGTGACATCTGGATGCTCTGCAAAGCCTCGCACGCACCAAAACGGCAGCACGAGCCACAGTCAGCAGCGCAGGATGGTGCCCCATGCCCTTGGCGCTCCCGTACTTGGGCTACAGCACTTGTCTCAGCTATGGATGCTGCTTCCAGCGGTGCTCCATCTTGGGGAAACCTCCCGCAAGCCACAAGCCCCAGGGAGACAGGAaagcccagccagcaccagctgcaccGGGGAGGTTTGTCTCCTGATTTCTACGCTTTTCTCCTGCGTTTTCCTACCTGAGCTGAGCTTGCACCCCCATGGCTGCggccagcactgccctgggaCACAGCTCCTGAACGGAGACACAGAACAACCCAAGACTTCCCAGATGTCCCTAAAAGTGCACCCAGCTAACTCCAGCCAGGCGCTGCATTGGTTGGAGGGACCAGAGCTTTCCAATAGGCTCCAGGCATAGATGCAACAGGGTGTAAGTCCATCCGTGACAGAGGAAGAGGTGATGACGCATGAGAGATGATTTAGTGGCTTGATCTCTCTGCTCTCAGCCAGTGCTTGATGGAAGTAAGTCCTTCCTGCCCTTCGATCCTGGGTCAGTTGCTTGGTTGAGTCTGTAGCTCATGGCATCGCAGTTATGCTATCTGGGTGCATTTGAATGAAAAAGGGTACAATTTGAAGCATTTCAACCCAAAAGGTAGCCCGTCCCCAGGCCTGCGATGCTATGGGAGACTGCAAAGCCATGGGGTGGGAAGAAGCTCTGCTAGGTGATGTTGAAGGTGATGGAGCCACCATCTGCCTTCTGCTGATgtcccaccagctctgcctccccccagGGTTGGGCTGTGACCTTGCAGTGCACggaggagcagctgggcagggctgcgCTGGTGTGGGTCACCTCGCTGAGCTCCGCCTCCAGTGCACTGACGGTGTTTGTCACTTGGACCATGTGCACTTTGTTGGCTGCCTTCTTGTGCAAGAGGCAGATGAAGATCTTCTTGAAGCCCTGGCGGAAATGTTTGGAGACCAGGGCATAGACGATGGGGTTCACACAGGAGTTGGCGTAGGAGAGGAGATGCGAGAGGATGCGGAGCACATATGTAGTGTGATTGAGGGGGAAGTACCCAAACCAGACACAGAGGATGACCAGGTGATGGGGCAGCCAACAGAGGCAGAACAGGACGGCTACAATGATGATCATCCTGGTGACCTTCCGCTTGGCCTTCTTGGACTCTGACATATCTTGGAGAGGGTCCACAGACCTCCACAGGTAGCGAATAGTCAGCATGTAAGTGAGGCTCAGGATCAGCACTGGGATGATGTAGCTGAAGACGAAGGTGCAGATGTCCATGACCTTGCGCTGGGAGATCTCCCAGATGGGATGGCAGACAGTCAGGTTGGCCAACTGGAACTCCTTATAGTAGCTGAGGTAAGGGCCtgagaagatgaaggaaagccCCCAGATGAAGCAGATGGCCATGAGGGCATTCCTGGGCGTCCTCAGCTCCCTTGAGTGCAGGGGGTATCGTATGGCCAAATACCTGCATGGGAAAAGGAGCGGGATATGACGGCAGTCCTGAGGGCATGGAGAGCAGCTCCAGGGGCAGACTGGAGAAAGGGCAAAAGAGATGGATTGATTCCCTCGTGCTTCTCAGGATCCCTGTGCAGCACAGTGGAGTGAAGATCCTCTCCCCTGACCTGTCCCGTCACCTTCTCTGTTCCCAGCAGTGCTTGTAGGGAAGATGAGAATGGTCCCCTTCTGTCCCTCTCCCTAATCCAGCAAATCCTTACTTGACCATCAGTCTGGCTGGCACAAATGATAACAGCAGTGAGGATATGAAGGCAGGAGCAAGTCCCCAGGATTCCCAGCCACAGTGTTGCTCATGCTGGCACCCGTGAAAGCACATCACccattttcagttctgcaatTAGCTGGTTCCTTAATTATGCCCAGACCTGGGGGCTTGTGCAAGCCCCTATTTACTCAACACCGCTGTTCCTCCCAGCTGTGTGGGATGCGGGAGGGGAGGCAGCCCCCGGCTGTGTTTTAGCtcccggggggctggggggggatgTCGCAGCAGCCAGGGTGGTGTCGTGCCAGGGTGGCAGGACACGTCCAACCCTGCTCTGGGGCTGCCGTGGCCCTTCCCAGGGAACTTTCATGGGGACTTTCCACATCCCATCTCACAGGTTTTGGGCACTAAGCAAAGCAGTACTGGGAGCTCCCTGCCTCTCGCTGCAGGTTGGTAACTCACTAGCCCTTGCAGAAGCAGGGGCTGACCTAGCATGGGGTAAAGTCGAGGCAGGAGCAACTGGCTGCCTTTACAGAGCTTCCCAGCCAAAACCCACCCTGGGCCAGCACTGGGACATAAAGGGACTTCTTGCTAATAAAAGGGGAGAGTAGGAAGTCTCTCCCAGTAGGAAGAGCAGTGTCCCAGACCAAACGGATCCATGTCTTTTCCTCCTTGAGGTttgctggctttgctgtgggCTGTTAGGGTAGGGGCTCTCTCCGTGCTTCCCAGGAAGATCTGGGACTGAGCTTCGTTTCTCTCTGATTTTCTATCCCCCCTTCAGCTGCCAGAGCCTCTGGATAAATTGGCATGACTGGATAAACCCCAGTCCTACAGCTTCAGGGTCTGAAAGCTTCCTCCAGCCGGGCACTGGGGACAGGGGTCCCAACCCAACCCTCGCTGCTGGACCCCATCCTCAGCGGCTGCATTTCCTTGAACACCTGAACTGGGAAATATTCCTGGATTCCCCTGGGAGGTTGCAGCAATCAGGGTTTGGCTCCAGGGGCTTCTGCCCTCTCTCCTGCCCAGGGTGTGATCCCGAGAAGGGGGAGCCTCAGGGTGCAGGGAGCCCCTCCCAACCCTTTTCCTACCTGTCAAGGGAGACGGTGGCCAGGGTGAAGCTGCTGGCATACATGGTGAGGTAGATGAAGAAGTGGACAGCCTTGCACATGAAGGGCCCAAATACCCAGCCCTCCAGCGTGTAGATGGTGGCTTGGAAGGGGACGCAGAAGAGGATGAAGCAGAGGTCGGCCACCCCCAGGTTGAGGATGAAGAGGTTGGTGGTGTTCTTCACCTGCCCATTGCGCAGCAGCACGGCCAGGACCAGGCAGTTGCCCACCGTGCCCACGAGGAAGATGAGGAGGTACACCAGGGGGATGATCACCGACTCGGGCTGCCAGCCCTCCTCCGAGCCTGCCGCCGAGCCGTTCATGGCCGGGAGCGCACGGAGCACGCAGCAGGGATGGACCGGGGAGTATGTGCTGGGGAGATGCACAGAGGGTGCACAGAAAGCGCAGCAGGGATGCCTGGGAAAGGGGGTGCATGGAGGGGTCAGTGgggagcacagcagggctgcccgGGAAAGGGGGTGCACGGGGGGGTCAGTGGGAGCGTGGCAGGGATGCCCGGGAAAGGGGGTGCACGGGGGGGTCAGTGGGAGCGCGGCAGGGATGCCCGGGAAAGGGGGTGCACGGGGGGGTCAGTGGGAGCGCGGCAGGGCTGCCCGGGAAAGGGGGTGCACGGGGGGTCAGTGGGAGCGCGGCAGGGCTGCCCGGGAAAGGGGGTGCACGGGGGGGTCAGTGGGAGCGCGGCAGGGATGCAAAGGAAGAGGGAGGTCGGGGAAGGTACCGGGGCTGCACGGGAAAAGGGGTGCGCGGGAAAGGGGGTGCAGGGACCCCGccggggggcacggggagccgGCCGGGTGCGGGGGGACGCACGGCAGCCGGGCGCCCTTCGCCTCCTGCGGGGCGGCTCCGGCGCGGCGCGGCTGGGCGCTCCCCctgccgccgcggcggggggggctgggggcggcggcgccgcgggTCGATACCGGCCCCCCCAGCGACCGCCGCAGGAGCCCCCCCgggcggaggggccggggccggtttgctcgggggtggggggaataaATCCGGCGGCGTGAAATGGTCTTCGGTGCCGTGACCcgctgggaaggggctgggggagctgggctgggcaccCGCAGGGAGCTGGGCACCCAAAGTGGGGTGTTCGGGGGGTTTTCTGGTTgctccccctgcagcagcaccggGAGAGGGCTCGTCTAATCCCAGGGGCTTCGGGGTTGTATTTTTTTAGGAACGGGGGTCCACTCGGACTGCGAATGTGGCCAAATTACGCAGCACACAGCTCAATCCTTGCACCCAAACACCCTGGAGGTGAGCTCAGCTTTGTAGGAGAACGTATTTTCCCCCAGGGGTGAGGGTATCAGGGTCATTCACTGCAGCAAGAACAAATCTTTTCCCCATCCGTCTTCTTTTCTTGCCTGCAAAATTGCCTGTTTTGTTCCTTCAGAGCCTCTGCAGATGGAAGTCTGGGGACTAGCCGGTGCAATCAGCTCTCCAAGGCCACTTCATCCAGCCCCCAGGCTGCCTCGGTTTGTTCCTGTGgagagagaaatatttaatgtattgaTTACTCCTATAACTAACCCACTCCACAGCTTCGCAATCGTCTTAATGGATGTTCAGATCTAagcctgctggcagtgctgggaggtCTGGGGACAGTCACAGCCCTGTCACATTGCTGCCACAGGATACAGAGCCCTTTTCCCCCTTGGCAGCCCGCAGCACCCCCCCACCAAACCGGCTCCTCTTCAGTTATGCAGCCGAGGTATGGGGGGAAGCAAGCACCCCACCTTGGTGTAAGGCGATTGGGAGCAGCGCAGGGGAAAGCCGGCTATCCTGCAGGGCACAA comes from Falco naumanni isolate bFalNau1 chromosome 1, bFalNau1.pat, whole genome shotgun sequence and encodes:
- the GALR2 gene encoding galanin receptor type 2, which translates into the protein MNGSAAGSEEGWQPESVIIPLVYLLIFLVGTVGNCLVLAVLLRNGQVKNTTNLFILNLGVADLCFILFCVPFQATIYTLEGWVFGPFMCKAVHFFIYLTMYASSFTLATVSLDRYLAIRYPLHSRELRTPRNALMAICFIWGLSFIFSGPYLSYYKEFQLANLTVCHPIWEISQRKVMDICTFVFSYIIPVLILSLTYMLTIRYLWRSVDPLQDMSESKKAKRKVTRMIIIVAVLFCLCWLPHHLVILCVWFGYFPLNHTTYVLRILSHLLSYANSCVNPIVYALVSKHFRQGFKKIFICLLHKKAANKVHMVQVTNTVSALEAELSEVTHTSAALPSCSSVHCKVTAQPWGEAELVGHQQKADGGSITFNIT